From one Cereibacter sphaeroides 2.4.1 genomic stretch:
- a CDS encoding terminase small subunit: MLTTVTLVDGSVLDLAAWPLPEGMEDGTLNRAQLARAFSVSENTITKWISQGMPVMSDGQNGVAYEFRLRHCYAWRMERDARARAAKAQGDRLAAQAALAFRNLDEDQAEEEAELTADDLKKWSEAEYHRNRVAEQRGDLVRAGRMRELLEELMVSFGNALDTLPDFCELNFSLSAEQVAKLQERCDAARIDARARIEAALLRPGEVVAMGAQKALDL, encoded by the coding sequence GTGCTGACCACCGTCACCCTCGTCGACGGGAGCGTGCTCGACCTCGCGGCCTGGCCGCTCCCCGAGGGGATGGAGGACGGCACGCTCAACCGCGCGCAGCTCGCCCGCGCCTTCTCGGTCTCCGAGAACACGATCACGAAGTGGATCTCGCAAGGCATGCCGGTCATGTCCGACGGGCAGAACGGCGTGGCCTACGAGTTCCGCCTCCGGCACTGCTACGCCTGGCGCATGGAGCGCGACGCGCGTGCCCGCGCGGCCAAGGCCCAGGGCGACAGGCTTGCCGCTCAGGCCGCACTCGCCTTCCGCAACCTCGACGAGGATCAGGCCGAGGAGGAGGCGGAGCTCACCGCGGACGATCTGAAGAAATGGTCCGAGGCCGAGTATCACCGCAACCGGGTGGCCGAGCAGCGGGGCGATCTGGTGCGGGCAGGCCGGATGCGCGAGCTCCTCGAGGAGCTGATGGTCTCCTTCGGCAATGCGCTCGATACGCTGCCGGACTTCTGCGAGCTGAACTTCAGCCTCTCGGCCGAGCAGGTGGCGAAGCTGCAGGAGCGCTGCGATGCGGCCCGGATCGACGCGCGGGCGCGGATCGAGGCCGCGCTCCTGCGGCCCGGCGAGGTCGTGGCCATGGGCGCGCAGAAGGCGCTCGATCTCTGA